From the genome of Thermus albus:
AGCGGAATGGGGCTTTGCGCGAGTGGCGGCCCGATGCCCTATACGCCCAGGTGTTAGATGCCCTTCTTGAGCGTACGGGTATCGACCCCGGCCTCATCGGGGACGTGGTCACGGGTTGCGTGACCCAAACCGGGGAGCAAGGGGCCAACATAGGGCGGCTTGCCGTGCTCCTTTCCCGCCTGCCCAAGGAGGTGCCCGCGGTGTCCTTAAACCGCATGTGCGGCTCGGGCCAGCAGGCGGTCCACTTCGCCGCCCAGGCTATAGCCGCTGGGGATTTGGACTTCGCCATCGCCGGCGGGGTGGAGAGCATGACCCGGGCCCCCATGTTCTCCGACATCGGGGGAGGCTTCCACACCTTAAACCCGGCCCTTTTCCAGCGTTACGAGCTCGTCCACCAAGGGGAGAGCGCCGAGCGCATCGCCCAGCAGTACGGCTTCTGCCGGGAGGAGCTGGACGAATGGGGTTACCTTTCCCACAAGCGGGCAGCCCGGGCCATCCAGGAGGGCCGTTTCCGGTCCCAGATCCTTCCTTTGGAGGGGGTGGACGGGGAGGGAAGGCCCTTCCTTCTGGACCGGGATGAGGGGGTCCGCTTTGACGTGGACTACGAGAAGATG
Proteins encoded in this window:
- a CDS encoding thiolase family protein; the encoded protein is MAEPVILEAVRTPIGKRNGALREWRPDALYAQVLDALLERTGIDPGLIGDVVTGCVTQTGEQGANIGRLAVLLSRLPKEVPAVSLNRMCGSGQQAVHFAAQAIAAGDLDFAIAGGVESMTRAPMFSDIGGGFHTLNPALFQRYELVHQGESAERIAQQYGFCREELDEWGYLSHKRAARAIQEGRFRSQILPLEGVDGEGRPFLLDRDEGVRFDVDYEKMLALKPVFREDGVVTAGNSSQISDGAAALLLGDQEKALALGLRPRARFLARVVVAGDPTLQLLEVIPAAKRALEKAGLSIKDLDVIEINEAFASVVLAFLREFAPDPEKVNPNGGAIAHGHPLGATGAILMTKLLYELERTGGEFGLQVMCIGHGQATATVIQRI